The DNA segment TACCGATCGAATCCGCTCGGATCGATTAGAACGACCGCGGGAGGCCGAGCACGTTCTCGCCGACGTAGTTCAGTGCGAGCTCCTGGGTGATCGGCACCAGCCTCGTCAGACGGGCCTCCCGGAAGTAGCGCTCGACGTCGTACTCGCGGGCGACGCCCCGGCCGCCGTGGGTCTGGACCGCCGCATCGCTCGCCTCGAACGCCGCCTCCGCCGCGAGGTACTTCGCGACGTTCGCCCAGGTGCCGATCGTCTTCGGGTCGTCCTCGTCGGTCCGGCCGGCGGCCGTGTACACCAGCTGTCGGGCCGCCTGGACGCGCGCATAGGCCGCCGCGAGCGGGTGCTGGATCGCCTGGTTCCTGCCGATGGAACGGCCGAACACCTCTCGTTCGCCGGCGTAGGCCGCGCCACGCTCGATCGCGAGTTCGCCGAGGCCGGTACACTCGGCGGCGATCACCAGCCGCTCCTCGTTGAGCCCGTCGAGGACGTGATAGAAGCCGCGGTCCTCCTCGCCGATCAGGGCCTCCGCGGGCAGTCGAAGGCCGTCGTACTCGACTCGGAAGGAGTGGACGACGTTGCTCGCGGTCTTCTCGATCTCCTCGAGGTGGATGGCGTCGGCGTCGAACGCCTCCTCGAGATCGACGAGGAAGAGCGAGATGCCCTCGGTCTTCTTCTCGACCGCCTCCTTCGGCGTGGTCCGTGCGGCGAGCACCGCGTAGTCGGAG comes from the Halalkalicoccus sp. CG83 genome and includes:
- a CDS encoding acyl-CoA dehydrogenase family protein, giving the protein MLAFSERAVELTDRQRRVREEIEAICAEFDREYWREKDAAGEYPHAFVEALADEGWLGVLVPEAYGGKGLGTTEAVVMMETIAASGAGFSGAQTIHAAVYNSSPLVKHGSDEMKEELLPRVASGDAWIQCFSLTEPKAGSESTAIETRARREGEEYVIDGEKLWTSRIDVSDYAVLAARTTPKEAVEKKTEGISLFLVDLEEAFDADAIHLEEIEKTASNVVHSFRVEYDGLRLPAEALIGEEDRGFYHVLDGLNEERLVIAAECTGLGELAIERGAAYAGEREVFGRSIGRNQAIQHPLAAAYARVQAARQLVYTAAGRTDEDDPKTIGTWANVAKYLAAEAAFEASDAAVQTHGGRGVAREYDVERYFREARLTRLVPITQELALNYVGENVLGLPRSF